A single genomic interval of Noviherbaspirillum cavernae harbors:
- the carA gene encoding glutamine-hydrolyzing carbamoyl-phosphate synthase small subunit translates to MKHPPNLFSNPPSPAVLALADGSLFTGMSIGASGRTVGEVVFNTAMTGYQEILTDPSYSRQLVTLTYPHIGNVGVNAEDVEAGRVHAAGLIIRDLPALVSNFRATQSLSQYLQAQNVVAIAGIDTRRLTRLLREKGAQSGAIVAGDGADADEALALARSFGGLAGMDLAKVVSTPVAYEWSETEWTLGAGHGRQEAAQYHVVAFDYGVKRNILRMLAARGCRITVLPAQASAADAIALQPDGIFLANGPGDPEPCDYAIAATKELIERGYPTFGICLGHQIMALASGARTLKMKFGHHGANHPVQDLDTKQVMITSQNHGFAVDASTLPANCRVTHVSLFDGSLQGFARTDRPAFCFQGHPEASPGPHDVAPLFDRFVAMMETKKHA, encoded by the coding sequence ATGAAACATCCACCCAACCTGTTTTCCAATCCACCTTCTCCGGCCGTGCTCGCCTTGGCGGACGGTTCGCTTTTCACCGGCATGTCGATCGGCGCCTCCGGGCGGACGGTGGGGGAAGTGGTGTTCAACACGGCGATGACGGGCTATCAGGAGATCCTGACGGATCCGAGCTACAGCCGCCAGCTGGTGACGCTGACGTACCCGCACATCGGCAACGTCGGGGTCAATGCGGAAGACGTGGAGGCGGGCCGGGTGCACGCGGCCGGGCTGATCATTCGCGACCTGCCGGCGCTGGTGTCGAACTTCCGCGCCACGCAGAGTCTGTCGCAGTACCTGCAGGCGCAGAACGTGGTGGCGATCGCCGGCATCGACACGCGGCGGCTGACGCGCCTGCTGCGCGAGAAGGGCGCCCAGAGCGGCGCGATCGTGGCCGGCGACGGTGCCGATGCCGACGAGGCGCTGGCGCTGGCGCGCTCGTTCGGCGGGCTGGCCGGGATGGACTTGGCGAAGGTCGTGTCGACCCCGGTCGCCTACGAATGGAGCGAGACCGAATGGACGCTGGGCGCAGGCCATGGCCGGCAGGAGGCGGCGCAGTACCACGTGGTCGCGTTCGACTACGGCGTCAAGCGCAACATCCTGCGCATGCTCGCCGCACGCGGCTGCCGGATCACGGTGCTGCCGGCGCAGGCCTCGGCGGCCGACGCCATCGCGCTGCAGCCGGACGGCATCTTCCTCGCCAACGGCCCGGGCGACCCGGAGCCGTGCGACTACGCCATTGCCGCCACGAAGGAGCTGATCGAGCGCGGCTACCCCACCTTCGGCATCTGTCTCGGCCACCAAATCATGGCGCTGGCCTCGGGCGCAAGGACGCTCAAGATGAAGTTCGGTCACCACGGCGCGAACCACCCGGTGCAGGACCTCGACACCAAACAGGTGATGATCACCTCGCAGAACCACGGCTTCGCGGTCGACGCATCGACCCTGCCAGCCAACTGCCGCGTCACCCATGTGTCGCTGTTCGACGGCTCGCTGCAGGGTTTCGCCCGCACCGACCGCCCCGCCTTCTGCTTCCAGGGACACCCGGAAGCCTCGCCCGGTCCGCACGACGTGGCCCCCCTGTTCGATCGCTTCGTGGCGATGATGGAGACCAAGAAACATGCCTAA